In a single window of the Podospora pseudocomata strain CBS 415.72m chromosome 2 map unlocalized CBS415.72m_2, whole genome shotgun sequence genome:
- a CDS encoding uncharacterized protein (COG:Z; EggNog:ENOG503P0JU) — protein MSNASPLVASPAATAPRPATPAANGVPSQPPPADTVPVANGHAAHTHENRPAPAPPSAAAMTGKKGKQKKPEPTEASKLIAQRISQLELDAAGEKDQEAEIEREVKKANRELHTQTSRMNDLQKIDHLTKRCSDLLAEMKRHERESIKNKKRGDQLQKDKDNTRTELNKTTSLKEKLEKLCRELQKENNKLKNENKTLSDTQIRSQQTWDERYSGLLRRMDDQQEEKDNPRKQVVDMNTEKFFRDRFKSMIDQYELRELHFHSQMRTKELEVQYNLARFEREKKNYEAELTRSRQLNAQVQTFSQTESELRHQLNVYVEKFKQVEDTLNNSNELFMTFRKEMEDMSKKTKRLERENETLKRKHDQVNSNIFKMAEERTKNLSEVEDLKKKVDKLNGIIRQMQQQGRGIPQGLTNPVENGYAEGDLEGDESEYEDEYDEGEEDEEVSDDGDEYDDETEDESQQQQQQQPQPYGPERPPPAPAATTTTNGHR, from the exons ATGTCGAACGCCAGCCCCCTCGTGGCCTCACCTGCCGCGACGGCTCCCCGACCAGCTACACCGGCAGCCAACGGAGTTCCGAGTCAACCGCCGCCTGCCGATACCGTCCCCGTCGCGAATGGTCATGCTGCCCACACGCACGAGAACCGGCCCGCCCCCGCCCCGCCTTCGGCCGCTGCCATgacggggaagaaggggaagcagaagaagccGGAGCCGACCGAGGCCTCGAAGCTCATCGCCCAGCGCATTTCCCAGCTCGAACTCGACGCCGCAGGAGAAAAGGATCAGGAGGCCGAGATTG AACGGGAAGTCAAGAAGGCCAACAGGGAGTTACACACCCAGACCTCTCGGATGAACGACTTGCAAAAGATTGATCATCTGACGAAGCGATGTTCGGATCTTCTGGCTGAGATGAAACGCCACGAGCGAGAAAGcatcaagaacaagaagcgCGGCGACCAGCTCCAGAAGGATAAGGACAACACTCGTACCGAGTTAAACAAGACCACGTCCCTGAAGGAGAAGCTAGAGAAACTCTGCCGGGAACTTCAAAAAGAGAACAACAAGCTTAAG AATGAGAATAAAACACTCAGCGATACCCAAATCCGCAGCCAACAGACATGGGACGAAAGGTATTCTGGGTTGCTCCGCAGGATGGATGaccagcaggaggagaaggacaatCCGCGCAAACAAGTGGTCGACATGAATACGGAAAAATT CTTCCGAGATCGCTTCAAGTCCATGATCGACCAATACGAGCTCCGCGAGTTGCACTTTCATTCCCAGATGCGCACCAAGGAACTCGAGGTCCAGTATAACCTCGCCAGGTTTGAGCGCGAGAAGAAGAACTACGAGGCTGAGCTCACCCGGTCACGCCAGCTTAATGCGCAGGTGCAGACATTTTCCCAGACCGAATCAGAACTGAGACACCAGCTTAACGTGTATGTGGAGAAGTTCAAGCAG GTCGAGGATACTCTGAACAACAGCAATGAGTTGTTTATGACTTTCCGCAAGGAAATGGAGGACATgtccaagaagaccaagaggCTGGAGCGTGAGAACGAGACTCTGAAGCGGAAGCATGATCAggtcaacagcaacatcttcaagatgGCCGAGGAACGTACCAAGAACCTTAGCGAGGTTGAGgatttgaagaagaaggtggacaAGCTGAATGGCATTATCCGGCagatgcagcagcagggccGTGGCATTCCCCAGGGTCTCACCAACCCTGTTGAGAATGGGTACGCGGAAGGCGACCTCGAGGGTGACGAGAGCGAGTATGAGGATGAGTACgacgagggtgaggaagatgaggaggtcAGCGATGATGGGGACGAGTACGATGATGAGACCGAGGACgagtcgcagcagcagcagcagcagcagcctcagcctTATGGCCCCGAAAGACCTCCCCCTGCCCCCGCGGCCACCACTACCACTAACGGTCATCGCTAG